The genomic segment CCAGAAACGCCTACGCCCATCACATCCAGCGCCTGATGGTGACCGGCAACTTCGCCCTGCTGGCCGGCATACATCCGGAGGACATCTGTGACTGGTACCTGGCGGTCTACATCGACGCCTTCGACTGGGTGGAACTGCCTAATACACTGGGTATGGTGATGCACGCCGATGGCGGCTATCTGGGCTCCAAACCCTACGCCGCCAGTGGCAAATACATCCAGCGCATGTCGGACCACTGCAAGAACTGCCACTACCGGGTGCAGGATGCCACTGGAGAGAAAGCCTGCCCGTTTAATGCACTTTACTGGCATTTTATCGACCGCCATCGGGATGACTTTGCCAACAATCCGCGCATGGCCATGATGTATCGGAACTGGGATAAACAGCCAGATGAGCGGCGCCGTGCCATTCTCAGCCGCGGGGAGTGGCTGCTTGCCAATCTTGAGCAACTGTAACCTACCTGGGAAAAACAGCTAAGAGAAAATAAGCCGGTTGACTGCTATGCTGTATCCATCGGCAAATTGTCAGCAATAAGGACGCTGGAGTCCGGCATGTCTATCAGGCCCATAGCAGCAGGATTACTGTTCACCTTGATTCCGTGGACAGTTGCTGCAGACCATGAAACATTCAGTTTATATACATTTGACTCTCCCCCCTACCAGCAGGCCAACCCGATCCCAGGCGGCCCGGAGGTGACCGGGGAAACGGTCGAGACCGTTCGATGCGCCATGAAACATGCGGGGGCGCAGGTAAACATTCGCCTGATGCCCCAGAACCGCGCCCGCTTCGCACTGCAGCGTCAACTCGTGGATGGCTACTTTGCCGTAGATCCATCACCCGATATGGATGAGGCAGCGGATATCAGCCACCCGGTGGCATTGGAAAAATGGTACTGGTTCTACCTTGGCCAACGCCCTGACCCGACAACTGCAAAAATCGGTGTTGTCGGTGGCAGCAACGAAGAAGTCTGGCTCATCCAGAACGGCTTTGAGCCGTTTGTGACCGTCAGTTCAACCGAACAATTACCGGCTTTGCTGAAACGCCAACGAATTGACCTTGCACTGATGGATCAACAGGTGATGGAGACACTGCGCGAAGACTCACTGGCACTTGGCCAAACGCTGAACCGGGAATTCCTTCGTTACGCCCCGCTGCACCTCTATCTCAACCGACGATTTGTCAGCGAACACCCGGGGGTCCTGACCCGATTCAACCGTCAATTGCCGGCGTGTATGGAGCAGCACATGCTGCTGTCTGCAGATGAGTATCAGCATGTAGCAGGGCAAGCCAGGGGGCTCATACAAGACCTGGAGCAACGTCTGAATCTGGCTCAGGCAATTCATCAGGGGCCAGTCTACGACAGCTTCACAGAGATTCTCACCCAGGACACCCTCTGGCAGGCTCTCGCCCCTGAGCAACCGACACCCTTGGCCTCTGAGATACTCGGGCTACCGGCATCTCAGGCCCTGAAGCAGTGGCAAGACGAGCAAGGCGGATTGGTAACGGAACTTTTGCTGACCGACAACAAGGGCGCATTGGTTGCCATGAGTCAGCTGTCATCCGATTACTGGCAGGGCGACGAGCCAAAGTTCCAGGAGATTGCCGTTGAAACCGAACGTGGTATGGAGCGCAAATCCGATTTGTGGATATCACCCATTCGCTACGATGCGTCTACCCGCCAGTTCCAGATTATCGTCAGTGTGCCCATCCCCCTGAAAGAGCCGAATAACGGCCTGGAAGGTATTCTGGCGATGGGGCTGGCCATCGAAAAAACGCTACACAACTACGAACGGCTGGCGCGGGCTCGTTCTGAGCAGGTCCCCATGGAGTTACCGGTAGCCGAGTAACACCCTCAGGCCGGCCCCAGCTCACAGGCCAGCACCAAAGCCCAGAACTCGGAAAAATCATTGACCACCACGTCCGGTTTGTCCGGGTGTTTGTGAGTGCCCGGAAAAATCCGGTTCAGCCAGGGCAAGTCCCACTGGGCACCGTTGAAGAACACCGACGTCATACCTGCCCGCTTCGCGGCAATCACATCGGTAGTAGAATCTCCCACGTACCACACACTCGGGTCCGGCGGGTAATCCAGTTTCTGCACCGCCAGCAGCAGCTGGTCCGGGTGCGGTTTTCTGAGCGGGGTATCATCGCCGCAAACATCCACATCGAACAGATGGGTCCAACCGGTGTCTTCCACCGCCGCCAGCTCGTGCTCAAAGAACTCCCTATCCCGGTTGGTGATCACGCCCACCTGCATGCCCAGTCGTCGCAGCCCCTCCAATACTTCCCGGACTTTCGGCTCAAAGGCCTTCACCGTGCCGTAGTGCTTTCGGTAGTGGTGGTTAAACGCCTTGTGGGCAACCTGCTTGGCTTGCTGATCGTCCCCAAACAGCACCTCGAAAATATCA from the Marinobacter sp. LQ44 genome contains:
- a CDS encoding substrate-binding periplasmic protein, with the translated sequence MSIRPIAAGLLFTLIPWTVAADHETFSLYTFDSPPYQQANPIPGGPEVTGETVETVRCAMKHAGAQVNIRLMPQNRARFALQRQLVDGYFAVDPSPDMDEAADISHPVALEKWYWFYLGQRPDPTTAKIGVVGGSNEEVWLIQNGFEPFVTVSSTEQLPALLKRQRIDLALMDQQVMETLREDSLALGQTLNREFLRYAPLHLYLNRRFVSEHPGVLTRFNRQLPACMEQHMLLSADEYQHVAGQARGLIQDLEQRLNLAQAIHQGPVYDSFTEILTQDTLWQALAPEQPTPLASEILGLPASQALKQWQDEQGGLVTELLLTDNKGALVAMSQLSSDYWQGDEPKFQEIAVETERGMERKSDLWISPIRYDASTRQFQIIVSVPIPLKEPNNGLEGILAMGLAIEKTLHNYERLARARSEQVPMELPVAE